A portion of the Lacibacter sp. H375 genome contains these proteins:
- a CDS encoding 2-isopropylmalate synthase has product MADKQVFIFDTTLRDGEQVPGCKLNTTEKVELALKLEALGVDIIEAGFPISSPGDFESVNQISKVIRNATVCGLTRAVQKDIEVAAEALKPARRPRIHTGIGSSDNHIKYKFNSTREEILERAVKAVKLARNYVPDVEFYAEDAGRADLQFLAQLTEAVIAAGATVVNVPDTTGFCLPHQYAEKMAYLMNNVSNIDKAILSCHCHNDLGLATANSIAGAIAGARQIECTINGIGERAGNTSLEEVVMTIRKHPELGLYTNVDPKQLLPMSRLVSETMRMVVQPNKAVVGDNAFSHSSGIHQDGFLKEATTYEIIAPEEVGADTSKIVLTARSGRSALAYRFKNLGYSFDRNQVDELYERFLALADSKKEVEDADLKVLAEQVTVSA; this is encoded by the coding sequence ATGGCCGACAAACAAGTGTTCATTTTTGATACCACTCTCAGAGACGGGGAGCAGGTACCGGGTTGCAAGTTAAATACTACTGAGAAAGTTGAGCTTGCATTGAAACTGGAGGCGTTAGGTGTTGATATTATTGAAGCAGGTTTCCCGATCTCAAGTCCAGGCGACTTTGAAAGTGTAAATCAGATTTCCAAAGTGATCAGGAATGCAACAGTATGTGGTTTAACCCGTGCAGTGCAGAAAGATATTGAAGTGGCGGCAGAAGCATTGAAGCCAGCACGCCGCCCACGTATCCACACAGGTATCGGATCATCTGATAACCACATCAAATACAAATTCAATTCCACGAGGGAAGAAATACTTGAACGTGCCGTTAAAGCGGTTAAGCTTGCCCGTAATTATGTGCCCGATGTAGAGTTCTATGCCGAAGATGCAGGTCGTGCAGACCTGCAGTTTTTGGCTCAGTTGACAGAAGCAGTTATTGCTGCGGGTGCAACAGTTGTAAACGTTCCTGATACAACAGGATTTTGTTTACCTCATCAGTATGCAGAAAAGATGGCTTACTTAATGAACAACGTAAGCAATATCGATAAAGCAATTCTTTCCTGCCATTGTCACAACGATCTTGGATTAGCAACTGCCAACTCTATTGCAGGTGCTATTGCAGGTGCACGCCAGATCGAGTGTACCATCAATGGTATTGGTGAACGTGCAGGTAATACATCATTGGAAGAAGTTGTGATGACGATTCGCAAACATCCTGAACTCGGACTTTATACCAATGTTGATCCAAAGCAACTGTTACCAATGAGCCGGTTGGTAAGCGAAACCATGCGCATGGTGGTGCAACCAAACAAAGCAGTAGTGGGCGATAATGCCTTCTCTCATTCATCAGGTATTCATCAGGATGGATTTTTGAAAGAAGCAACAACGTACGAGATCATCGCACCGGAAGAAGTGGGAGCTGATACTTCTAAAATTGTATTGACTGCACGCAGCGGAAGAAGCGCACTGGCTTACCGTTTTAAAAATCTTGGTTACAGTTTCGATCGTAACCAGGTTGATGAATTATATGAACGCTTTCTTGCATTGGCAGATTCGAAGAAAGAAGTGGAAGATGCGGATTTGAAAGTATTGGCTGAACAGGTTACTGTAAGCGCTTAA
- the leuB gene encoding 3-isopropylmalate dehydrogenase, with translation MEKKIAILNGDGIGPEVTAQSIKVLDAIAQEYGHIFHYKEALVGAAAIDKTGTALPSETIDICLDSDAVLFGAVGDPKYDNDPSAKVRPEQGLFGIRQALGLFANIRPVITYSGLQHLSPFKASHLEGVDLVIFRELTGGIYFGNKHTSEDGDNASDECVYSRPEIERIAHLAFKHAQGRKKKLTLLDKSNVLETSRLWRKVVQEIATQYPDVTAEYMYVDNAAVQVILNPKQFDVILTENLFGDIISDEASVLNASMGMLPSASVGNGTALFEPIHGSFPKAAGKDIANPIGSILSAAMMLDYFGLTDEAQVIREAIDWTLQHNFVTKDIDPMNFYFTSTIGDLISEYVAGKIPGTIKKENIELRKSTII, from the coding sequence ATGGAAAAGAAGATCGCAATATTAAACGGAGATGGAATAGGACCGGAGGTAACAGCCCAGTCTATTAAAGTATTGGATGCAATTGCGCAGGAGTACGGGCATATCTTTCATTACAAAGAAGCATTGGTTGGAGCTGCTGCAATTGATAAAACAGGCACTGCATTGCCGTCTGAAACAATTGATATTTGTTTGGATAGTGATGCTGTTTTGTTTGGTGCAGTGGGCGATCCGAAATATGATAACGATCCTTCTGCTAAGGTTCGACCTGAGCAGGGTTTATTTGGTATTCGCCAGGCGTTAGGTTTGTTTGCAAATATCCGCCCGGTTATTACTTATAGCGGTTTGCAGCATTTATCTCCGTTCAAAGCATCGCATCTTGAAGGTGTTGACCTTGTGATCTTTCGTGAACTGACAGGTGGCATTTATTTCGGCAACAAGCATACAAGTGAAGATGGAGATAATGCAAGTGATGAATGTGTGTACAGCCGCCCGGAAATTGAACGCATTGCTCATCTTGCATTTAAACATGCGCAGGGCAGAAAGAAAAAATTAACACTGCTTGATAAATCGAATGTGTTGGAAACATCACGCCTCTGGCGTAAGGTGGTGCAGGAAATTGCAACGCAGTATCCTGATGTAACTGCTGAATACATGTATGTTGATAATGCAGCTGTGCAGGTGATCTTAAATCCCAAGCAGTTTGATGTGATCTTAACAGAGAATTTGTTTGGCGATATTATCAGTGATGAAGCAAGTGTATTGAATGCATCAATGGGTATGCTGCCATCGGCGTCGGTTGGTAACGGCACGGCATTATTCGAACCGATCCATGGTTCTTTTCCAAAAGCAGCAGGAAAAGATATTGCCAACCCCATCGGCTCTATTCTCTCAGCAGCAATGATGCTTGATTACTTTGGTTTAACCGATGAAGCACAAGTGATTCGTGAAGCAATTGACTGGACCTTACAACACAACTTCGTAACAAAAGATATTGATCCGATGAATTTTTATTTCACCAGCACCATTGGTGATCTCATCAGTGAATATGTTGCCGGTAAAATTCCGGGTACGATCAAAAAAGAAAATATTGAGTTGCGTAAGTCAACCATTATATAA
- a CDS encoding branched-chain amino acid transaminase, giving the protein MATYYNSETILYLNGEYVKASEAKMDLYSQSFHYGYSVFEGIRSYKTVNGETKIFKAKEHYDRLQRSAELVNLPYHWTTEELTAVTYEVLKRNDLQDAYIRPVVYAPANMSFVQNEQSFLVIEVWAMQPFLGDKLLRIMTSSFERPNPKAFKIEAKAAGHYVNSLLASHEAKAKGFDEALLLDMNGNVAEAPGANLFFEKDGKLFTPAKGNILPGITRATVFELCAELGIEVEEKVFTIDELKNADAVFYCGTAAEVIGFDSLDDHQFPLKWSDSLSRKIQTAYKNLVVENFEPQRQEEAKKEEAVA; this is encoded by the coding sequence ATGGCAACTTATTACAACAGTGAAACGATTTTGTATCTCAACGGTGAGTATGTAAAGGCGTCAGAAGCAAAGATGGATCTCTACAGCCAGAGTTTTCATTATGGTTACAGCGTGTTTGAAGGAATCCGTTCGTACAAAACAGTGAATGGCGAAACGAAAATTTTCAAAGCCAAAGAGCATTACGATCGCTTACAACGTTCGGCTGAGTTGGTGAATCTTCCCTATCACTGGACAACAGAAGAGTTAACTGCTGTTACATACGAAGTGTTGAAGCGCAATGATTTGCAGGATGCTTATATCCGTCCCGTAGTTTACGCACCTGCGAATATGAGTTTTGTGCAGAATGAGCAATCGTTTCTTGTAATTGAAGTATGGGCCATGCAACCTTTTCTTGGCGATAAGTTGTTACGCATTATGACCAGTTCGTTTGAACGTCCGAATCCCAAAGCGTTCAAGATCGAAGCAAAAGCAGCGGGTCATTATGTAAACTCATTACTCGCCAGTCATGAAGCAAAAGCAAAAGGTTTTGATGAAGCATTGTTGCTCGATATGAATGGCAATGTTGCAGAAGCGCCTGGTGCTAATTTGTTTTTTGAGAAAGACGGCAAGCTGTTTACGCCAGCAAAAGGAAATATCCTTCCCGGTATTACAAGAGCAACTGTATTTGAATTGTGTGCTGAGTTAGGAATAGAAGTAGAAGAAAAAGTGTTTACAATAGATGAGTTGAAAAATGCAGATGCAGTTTTTTATTGTGGAACTGCAGCAGAGGTAATTGGGTTTGATAGTTTAGACGATCATCAGTTTCCATTAAAATGGAGTGATAGTCTGAGCAGAAAGATTCAAACAGCGTATAAAAATTTAGTGGTAGAAAATTTTGAACCACAAAGACAGGAAGAAGCGAAGAAAGAAGAAGCAGTTGCTTAA
- the ilvD gene encoding dihydroxy-acid dehydratase, which produces MAELNKYSKVLTQDETQPAAQAMLYGIGLTEDDLKKAQVGIASMGYDGNTCNMHLNDLAKVVKEGVWKNDLVGLIFNTIGISDGISNGTDGMRYSLVSRDLIADSIESVCGGFYYDGLIALPGCDKNMPGAIMAMGRLNRPSIMVYGGTIAPGHHKGEELNIISAFEALGKKLAGAITPEDFKEVVKHSCPGAGACGGMYTANTMASAIEALGMSLPYSSSNPAISDDKKNECLDAGRAIKVLLEKDIKPRDIMTKKAFENAIVTIMIFGGSTNAVLHLIAMAKSVDVDLTQDDFQRISDKTPVLADFKPSGKYLMQELHAHGGVPAVMKYLLQKGLLHGDCLTVTGKTVAENLENIAPINFETQKIIFPLESPLKVTGHLQILYGNLAEKGSVAKISGKEGERFEGPARVFDGEKDLVAGIANGRVKKGDVVVIRYEGPKGAPGMPEMLKPTSAIMGAGLGKDVALITDGRFSGGSHGFVVGHITPEAFEGGLIALVQDDDIIELDAANNKINLKVADEVIAERRKNWKQPALKEKKGVLYKYAMCVKDASQGCVTDEA; this is translated from the coding sequence ATGGCTGAATTAAACAAGTATTCGAAAGTATTAACACAGGACGAAACACAACCGGCAGCACAGGCAATGTTGTATGGTATTGGCTTAACAGAAGATGATCTGAAAAAAGCACAGGTGGGTATTGCAAGTATGGGTTACGATGGTAACACCTGTAACATGCACCTGAATGATCTTGCAAAGGTTGTGAAAGAAGGTGTGTGGAAGAATGATCTCGTTGGTTTAATATTTAATACGATCGGTATAAGTGATGGTATCAGCAATGGTACTGATGGTATGCGTTATTCGTTGGTAAGCCGTGATCTTATCGCAGACAGTATTGAAAGTGTGTGCGGAGGATTTTATTATGATGGATTAATTGCATTGCCGGGTTGTGATAAAAACATGCCGGGCGCTATTATGGCAATGGGGCGTTTGAACCGTCCTTCTATTATGGTGTATGGCGGAACAATTGCTCCAGGCCATCACAAAGGAGAAGAGTTGAATATCATTTCTGCATTTGAAGCATTAGGTAAAAAATTAGCAGGTGCTATTACGCCTGAAGATTTTAAGGAAGTAGTGAAACATAGTTGCCCTGGTGCAGGTGCATGCGGTGGTATGTACACAGCGAATACCATGGCTTCTGCTATTGAAGCATTGGGTATGAGTTTACCTTATTCATCATCTAATCCTGCAATTAGCGATGATAAGAAGAATGAATGTTTAGATGCAGGAAGAGCAATAAAAGTGTTGTTAGAAAAAGACATTAAGCCAAGAGATATCATGACAAAGAAGGCATTTGAAAATGCCATTGTTACGATCATGATATTCGGCGGAAGTACAAATGCTGTTTTGCATTTGATCGCCATGGCGAAAAGTGTGGATGTAGATTTAACGCAAGATGATTTTCAACGCATCAGTGATAAAACACCTGTGTTGGCAGATTTTAAACCAAGCGGAAAATATTTGATGCAGGAATTACATGCGCATGGTGGTGTACCTGCTGTAATGAAATATTTATTACAGAAAGGGTTGCTTCATGGCGATTGTTTAACAGTAACCGGCAAAACAGTTGCAGAAAATTTAGAAAACATTGCGCCGATAAATTTCGAAACGCAAAAAATCATTTTCCCATTAGAATCTCCATTGAAAGTAACCGGTCATTTACAAATTTTATACGGCAATCTTGCAGAGAAAGGAAGTGTTGCAAAGATCAGTGGTAAAGAAGGTGAACGTTTTGAAGGACCTGCAAGAGTATTTGATGGTGAAAAAGATCTGGTAGCAGGTATTGCAAACGGAAGAGTGAAGAAAGGTGATGTAGTAGTAATAAGATATGAAGGACCAAAAGGTGCACCGGGCATGCCTGAAATGTTGAAACCAACTTCAGCAATTATGGGTGCAGGTTTGGGTAAAGATGTTGCGTTGATCACTGATGGAAGATTCAGTGGTGGTTCGCATGGTTTCGTCGTCGGTCACATCACTCCGGAAGCATTTGAAGGAGGTTTGATTGCATTGGTACAAGACGATGATATTATTGAATTGGATGCAGCCAACAACAAGATCAACCTGAAAGTAGCTGACGAAGTGATAGCAGAAAGACGCAAGAATTGGAAGCAGCCTGCATTAAAAGAAAAGAAAGGTGTATTGTATAAATATGCAATGTGCGTGAAGGATGCTTCACAAGGTTGCGTAACAGATGAGGCGTAA
- the ilvB gene encoding biosynthetic-type acetolactate synthase large subunit, with protein sequence MSNTTELTIKEKDIQKKAESSKASGLVGSVSGSVAVLDALINENVKTIFGYPGGAIMPIYDALYDYNDRLEHILVRHEQGAIHAAQGFARASGKTGVVFATSGPGATNLVTGLADAMIDSTPLVCITGQVFAHLLGTDAFQETDVINITTPVTKWNHQVTDATEIPAALAKAFYIAGSGRPGPVLIDITKNAQMQLFDYEGYKKCEHIRSYRPKPIVRKKYIEEAAKLINEAERPFVIFGQGVILGKAEKEFKAFIEKAGIPSAWTIMGMSAIPTDHPLGVGMLGMHGNYGPNLLTNECDVLIAVGMRFDDRVTGRLDKYAKQAKVIHLDIDPAEIDKNVKTTVPVWGDCRETLPMLTALVESKVYPQWLQKFHDCMTKEKSLCIEPEMNPSTDILTMGEVIKALNELTGGDAIIVTDVGQHQMVACRYAEMNQTKSNITSGGLGTMGYALPAAIGAAYGDPSRTTVAIIGDGGFQMTLQELGTIMQFKPNVKILILNNQFLGMVRQWQQLFHEKRYSFVDITSPDFVAVAKGYYIDGQRISERSELKTALKTMIDHNGSYLLEVMVGKENNVFPMVPQGRGVSEIVLSKEEI encoded by the coding sequence ATGTCAAATACAACAGAATTGACGATTAAAGAAAAAGATATTCAAAAGAAAGCTGAGAGTTCGAAAGCCTCGGGCTTGGTGGGGAGTGTATCCGGAAGTGTAGCTGTATTAGATGCTTTAATCAATGAAAATGTAAAGACCATCTTCGGTTATCCGGGTGGTGCAATAATGCCGATCTATGATGCATTGTACGATTACAATGATCGTTTAGAGCATATTCTTGTTCGTCATGAGCAAGGTGCTATTCATGCAGCACAGGGTTTTGCAAGAGCAAGTGGTAAAACAGGTGTTGTGTTTGCAACAAGTGGTCCCGGTGCAACAAATCTTGTAACAGGTTTGGCTGATGCTATGATCGATTCAACACCATTGGTATGTATCACCGGACAAGTGTTTGCACATTTGTTGGGTACTGATGCATTCCAGGAAACTGATGTGATCAACATTACGACACCTGTAACAAAATGGAATCACCAGGTAACAGATGCAACGGAGATTCCTGCTGCATTGGCAAAAGCATTTTACATCGCAGGTAGTGGTCGTCCCGGCCCAGTGTTGATAGATATTACCAAGAATGCACAAATGCAGTTGTTCGATTATGAAGGTTATAAAAAGTGTGAGCATATCCGAAGCTATCGTCCAAAACCAATTGTTCGTAAAAAATATATTGAAGAAGCAGCAAAGCTGATCAATGAAGCAGAGCGTCCATTTGTGATTTTTGGTCAAGGTGTAATTCTTGGTAAAGCAGAAAAAGAATTCAAAGCCTTTATTGAAAAAGCGGGTATCCCATCTGCATGGACTATCATGGGGATGAGTGCAATTCCAACAGATCATCCGTTAGGTGTTGGAATGTTGGGCATGCACGGTAACTATGGTCCGAATTTGTTGACGAATGAATGTGATGTGTTGATTGCTGTTGGTATGCGTTTCGATGATCGTGTAACGGGTCGTTTAGATAAATATGCCAAGCAGGCAAAGGTGATTCATTTGGATATTGATCCTGCTGAAATTGATAAGAATGTAAAAACAACTGTTCCTGTTTGGGGCGATTGCAGAGAAACTTTACCAATGCTCACTGCTTTGGTTGAAAGCAAAGTATATCCGCAATGGTTACAGAAGTTCCATGATTGCATGACGAAAGAAAAGTCCTTGTGCATTGAACCGGAAATGAATCCATCAACAGATATTCTTACGATGGGTGAAGTGATAAAAGCATTGAATGAATTAACAGGCGGTGATGCAATCATTGTAACGGATGTTGGTCAGCACCAGATGGTAGCTTGTCGTTATGCAGAAATGAATCAAACGAAAAGTAATATCACAAGTGGTGGTTTGGGTACAATGGGTTATGCATTGCCTGCAGCAATTGGCGCAGCGTATGGTGATCCGTCAAGAACAACAGTTGCCATTATTGGTGATGGTGGTTTCCAGATGACCTTACAGGAATTAGGAACCATCATGCAATTTAAACCAAACGTAAAAATTTTAATTCTGAATAACCAGTTTTTAGGTATGGTGCGCCAATGGCAGCAACTGTTCCATGAAAAACGTTATTCGTTTGTTGATATCACCAGTCCTGATTTTGTAGCAGTGGCGAAAGGATATTATATCGATGGACAACGCATCAGCGAACGTTCAGAATTAAAAACTGCATTGAAAACAATGATCGATCATAACGGCAGCTATTTGCTGGAAGTAATGGTTGGTAAAGAAAACAATGTATTCCCGATGGTGCCACAGGGAAGAGGCGTATCGGAAATCGTATTAAGCAAAGAAGAAATCTAA
- the ilvN gene encoding acetolactate synthase small subunit has product MQKQEYTITVYTENQIGLLNRIAILFSKRKINIESLNTSPSEVDSVHRFTIVINETEEVVRKLCRQIEKQVEVLKAYYNTNEEIIWQELALYKVPTEIIAEEVKVERLLSQYGAKAVVIRKDYTVFEVSGQRDETDAFIKVLEPYGLIEFVRSARVAIIKASDGFHKKLKEFEYREPSEEVIENEYLDKGEEVFTM; this is encoded by the coding sequence ATGCAAAAACAGGAATACACCATAACGGTATATACAGAGAACCAGATCGGTTTATTGAACCGTATCGCTATTCTCTTTTCCAAGCGAAAGATCAATATTGAAAGTTTAAATACATCGCCGAGCGAAGTGGACAGTGTGCATCGTTTCACGATTGTGATCAACGAAACAGAAGAAGTGGTGCGTAAACTCTGCCGCCAGATCGAAAAACAGGTGGAAGTATTGAAAGCATATTACAATACAAATGAAGAGATCATTTGGCAGGAGCTGGCATTATACAAAGTGCCGACAGAAATTATTGCAGAAGAAGTAAAAGTAGAACGCCTTTTAAGTCAGTACGGTGCAAAGGCAGTAGTGATCCGTAAAGACTATACGGTGTTTGAAGTAAGTGGTCAGCGTGATGAAACTGATGCATTCATTAAGGTACTCGAACCCTACGGATTGATTGAATTTGTACGCTCTGCAAGAGTGGCGATCATTAAAGCAAGTGATGGCTTCCACAAAAAACTGAAAGAGTTTGAATACCGTGAGCCAAGTGAAGAAGTGATCGAGAACGAATACCTGGATAAAGGTGAAGAAGTATTTACAATGTAA
- a CDS encoding DinB family protein produces the protein MKEQFDLIRQTRARFIDLVNGLSIEELNEIPAGMNNNIAWNFGHIITAQQGLCNGLSGVELDVPDELTAGFKKGTKPEGFISQEEIEVLKEYAMSCIDELEKGLSENVFVQYKTYTTSYGYTLNNIEDAVRFVMVHDALHLGYAMAIRRNLSKK, from the coding sequence ATGAAAGAGCAATTTGATTTAATCAGACAAACAAGGGCACGTTTCATTGATCTTGTAAATGGGTTATCCATTGAAGAACTGAATGAAATTCCTGCAGGCATGAACAACAATATTGCCTGGAATTTTGGCCATATCATTACAGCTCAACAAGGGTTGTGCAATGGACTTTCAGGAGTTGAATTGGATGTGCCGGATGAACTTACTGCAGGGTTTAAAAAAGGAACAAAGCCTGAAGGGTTTATCAGCCAGGAAGAAATTGAAGTGTTGAAAGAGTATGCAATGTCGTGCATTGATGAGCTTGAAAAAGGATTGAGTGAAAACGTTTTTGTTCAATACAAGACCTATACAACATCCTATGGCTATACATTAAATAACATTGAAGACGCCGTTCGGTTTGTGATGGTACATGATGCATTACACCTCGGTTACGCAATGGCAATCAGAAGAAATCTTTCAAAAAAATAA
- the ilvC gene encoding ketol-acid reductoisomerase has translation MANYFNTLPLREQLNQLGVCEFMDRSEFADGVNALLGKKIVIVGCGAQGLNQGLNMRDSGLDISYTLRKEAIAEKRASWKNATENGFTVGTYEELIPTADLVLNLTPDKQHTSVIKAIMPLMKQGSTLSYSHGFNIVEEGTQIRKDITVIMVAPKCPGTEVREEYKRGFGVPTLIAVHPENDPEGKGLIQAKAYAAATGGHRAGVLRSSFVAEVKSDLMGEQTILCGVLQTGSILAFDKMVEKGIEPSYASKLIQYGWEVVTEALKHGGVTAMMDRLSNPAKIKAFELSTEIKNIWRPLFQKHQDDIMSGEFSSTMMKDWANDDKNLLTWRKATGETAFEKTAPTSAKISEQEYFDNGLLLVAFVRAGVELAFETMVASGIKAESAYYESLHETPLIANTIARKKLFEMNRVISDTAEYGCYLFDHAAKPMLKEFMKTIDTDVIGKNFNEGKDAGVDNKELIAVNHILRSHPVEKVGAVLRKAMTDMKVINTSA, from the coding sequence ATGGCAAATTACTTTAACACACTTCCGCTCAGGGAACAGTTGAACCAGCTTGGTGTATGTGAATTCATGGATCGTAGTGAGTTTGCGGATGGTGTGAATGCATTATTGGGAAAAAAGATCGTCATCGTAGGTTGCGGTGCACAAGGTTTGAACCAAGGATTAAATATGCGTGATTCAGGATTGGATATTTCGTACACGTTACGTAAGGAAGCAATTGCCGAAAAACGTGCGTCATGGAAAAATGCAACAGAGAATGGTTTTACTGTTGGTACTTATGAAGAACTGATTCCTACTGCTGATCTTGTATTAAACTTAACTCCCGATAAACAGCATACGTCAGTAATTAAAGCTATCATGCCATTGATGAAACAAGGTTCTACTTTGTCTTACTCACATGGTTTTAATATTGTTGAAGAAGGCACACAGATCCGTAAAGATATTACAGTGATCATGGTGGCACCTAAATGCCCGGGTACTGAAGTGCGTGAAGAATACAAGCGTGGCTTTGGTGTACCAACACTTATTGCTGTGCATCCGGAAAATGATCCTGAAGGAAAAGGTTTGATCCAGGCAAAAGCATATGCTGCTGCAACCGGTGGTCATCGTGCAGGTGTGTTGCGTTCATCGTTTGTTGCCGAAGTAAAATCGGATCTTATGGGTGAGCAAACCATTTTGTGTGGTGTATTACAAACAGGTTCTATTCTTGCATTTGATAAAATGGTTGAGAAAGGAATTGAACCTTCTTATGCATCTAAGCTTATTCAATACGGTTGGGAAGTTGTAACCGAAGCGTTGAAGCATGGTGGTGTTACTGCAATGATGGATCGTTTATCAAACCCGGCTAAGATCAAAGCATTTGAACTGTCAACCGAAATTAAAAATATCTGGCGTCCATTGTTCCAGAAGCACCAGGACGATATCATGAGCGGCGAATTTTCTTCAACCATGATGAAAGACTGGGCGAACGATGATAAAAATCTTTTGACATGGCGCAAAGCAACCGGTGAAACTGCATTTGAAAAAACTGCACCAACATCAGCAAAAATTTCTGAACAGGAATATTTCGATAATGGATTGTTACTCGTTGCGTTCGTTCGTGCAGGTGTTGAGCTTGCATTTGAAACCATGGTGGCTTCAGGTATTAAAGCAGAATCTGCTTACTACGAATCATTACACGAAACTCCGTTAATCGCAAACACGATTGCACGTAAGAAGTTGTTTGAAATGAACCGTGTAATTTCTGATACAGCTGAGTATGGTTGCTACCTGTTCGATCATGCAGCTAAACCAATGCTGAAAGAATTCATGAAAACGATTGATACAGATGTGATCGGTAAAAACTTCAACGAAGGCAAAGATGCCGGTGTTGATAACAAAGAACTGATTGCTGTAAATCATATTCTCCGTTCACACCCCGTCGAAAAAGTAGGTGCGGTATTGCGTAAAGCAATGACGGATATGAAAGTGATCAATACATCCGCATAA
- the ilvA gene encoding threonine ammonia-lyase, translating into MYITSNDTKLDFTGAALRIKKVVHKTPLQLSRSLSKKYECKVYLKREDLQVVRSYKIRGAYNMMSSLPADTLAKGVVCASAGNHAQGFAYSCKKLNAKGVVFMPVITPNQKITQTKMFGEDFIEVLLVGDTFDDCAAAAKIYTEENGLTFIPPFDDLRIIEGQGTVGVEVLEEQSDIDYVFIPVGGGGLSAGIGSYFKTYSPKTKIIGLEPEGAPSMKEALAAGHPVTVENIDRFVDGAAVKRVGDVTFSICKDVLDDMHLVNEGKICSTILKLYNEDAIVVEPAGALSIASLDDYADEIKGKVVVCIVSGSNNDIDRMQEIKERSLQHEGLKHYFLIRFAQRPGALKEFVNYVLGENDDITRFEYMQKHNKETGPALVGVELRSRTDYDALLTNMKKYQINFTELNKNDNLFGYLV; encoded by the coding sequence ATGTATATAACTTCGAACGATACAAAGCTTGACTTCACCGGCGCAGCACTGCGTATTAAAAAAGTAGTGCACAAAACGCCATTGCAGTTAAGCCGCAGTCTATCGAAGAAGTATGAATGCAAGGTTTATCTCAAGCGGGAAGACCTGCAGGTGGTACGCAGCTATAAAATTCGTGGTGCGTATAATATGATGAGCAGTTTGCCTGCTGACACATTAGCAAAAGGCGTAGTTTGTGCCAGTGCCGGTAATCATGCGCAAGGGTTTGCATACAGTTGTAAAAAGCTCAATGCAAAAGGTGTGGTGTTTATGCCGGTGATAACGCCTAATCAAAAGATCACACAAACAAAAATGTTTGGCGAGGATTTTATTGAAGTGCTTTTGGTGGGCGACACGTTTGATGATTGTGCAGCAGCAGCCAAAATTTATACAGAAGAAAATGGCTTAACATTTATCCCGCCCTTTGATGATCTGCGCATCATTGAAGGGCAGGGTACTGTTGGCGTTGAAGTGTTGGAAGAACAAAGTGATATTGATTATGTGTTCATTCCTGTTGGCGGTGGTGGGTTAAGTGCAGGCATTGGCTCTTACTTCAAAACTTATTCACCCAAAACAAAAATTATTGGTCTCGAACCCGAAGGTGCTCCTTCAATGAAAGAAGCGTTGGCAGCTGGTCATCCGGTAACAGTAGAAAATATTGATCGTTTTGTTGATGGTGCTGCGGTAAAACGTGTAGGCGATGTAACCTTCAGCATCTGTAAGGATGTGTTGGACGATATGCACCTTGTTAACGAAGGAAAAATATGTTCAACAATTCTGAAGCTGTACAACGAAGATGCCATTGTAGTTGAACCAGCCGGGGCATTAAGTATAGCTTCTTTGGATGATTATGCCGATGAGATCAAAGGAAAAGTTGTTGTGTGTATTGTAAGTGGCAGTAATAATGATATCGATCGCATGCAGGAGATCAAAGAACGAAGCCTCCAGCATGAAGGGCTGAAACACTATTTCCTTATCCGTTTTGCACAACGTCCCGGTGCATTAAAAGAATTTGTAAATTATGTACTCGGTGAAAATGATGACATTACACGTTTTGAGTACATGCAGAAGCATAATAAGGAAACAGGTCCGGCATTGGTGGGAGTTGAGCTGCGGAGCAGGACGGACTATGATGCGCTTTTAACCAATATGAAAAAGTACCAGATTAACTTTACGGAACTGAATAAGAACGACAACCTATTTGGTTACCTGGTGTGA